In Paenibacillus xylanilyticus, the genomic window TCCTGAAGTATACAGAGGGTGATTACTTGGTTGTGATGTATGAAGCGAGCAGTCTGGCTGTATTCACAACGGCATCCTTGTGCGTACGCTCCATCGAATGGGAAGCATGTACACCAGGACCAATCAGAGCAGCACGAATGTTGTTTCCACCTCGCAAGGCAGCACTGCCATCTGATCCGTATTGTGGATAAATATCAACGACATAATCGAGATTGGCTTGCTTGGCAAGTTCAATCAGGCGACTCGTCATGTCATAATCATATGGACCTGAAGAATCTTTGGCGCAGATGGATACATCCGTTTCTTTACAGCTGAGATCGTCCCCCATTGCCCCCATATCTACGGCGATCAATTCACTGATCTCGGACGGGATATACGAGGCGCCATGTCCAACTTCTTCGTAATTCGAAATAAGCAGAGAGACGTTATGTAGAGGCTTCCAGCCTTCCCGATGAGCAGATTCCAGAATGCCGAAAAGGGCAGCCACGCTAGCTTTGTCATCCAGATGACGTGACTTGATATATCCGCTTGGCGTAATAACCGCACGTGCATCGAATGAAATAAAGTCACCGACGCCGATACCGAGTTCAAGAACATCTTCCTTGGATGAAACCACTTCATCAATACGAACTTCCATATGGCTTTCCTTACGCTCAAAGGTGCGGGCATCAGGGTAGACATGAACCGAAGGGTGCAGGGAGAGAATCGTACCGGTATATGTTTTGCCATCACGTGTGTGGATCGTGCAATACTCATTTTCGATACTGTGCATGGTGAATCCACCCACAGAGGTTAGCTTGAGTGTACCGTAAGAAGTGATGGATCGTACCATCGCGCCTAGCGTATCCACATGTGCACTGAGTCCAATGGTCTTGGAGGCATCCTGCCCAGGCAAAGTGAGTACCGCTCCGCCTTTGTTATTTAATTCAAACGAAATATTCAATGATTGGGCTTCTTCCCGGATCATTTCGATAATGTGGTGTGTGTAGCCACTTGGGCTCGGCGTATCCAGCAGCCTTTTCAGAAGATCCAGGACGTAGGATTCATTAATTGTAAAATTCATATAGAGTTCCTCCTCATAATCAGTGTTCCCAAACAAGAATACAGCCTGTCTGGTCGAATGGGACATCCATTCCTTATGCCAGCAGGCTGCTTGTTCTTCTTACAACGAATCTGCAGAATTTCCTTTGCGCTGCTGACTCTGGATGGAATCCGTCTCAGCCATGCGATCCGTTTCAGTTGATTCGAAGGCTCCCATCGATGCGGTGGAACCCGGTGAAGAATAGCTCGAAGCCGTGTTCTCCAGTTCGGTTACACGCAATTTCAATTGCTTGTTCTCACGCTGCAATCGATACTGACGGAAGATGCCATAGGATCCAACGATGATTCCGCCAATCAGGGTACAGCCCAGAATCAGCAAAATCAGAGGGATTTGAACCGTGTTAAACAGCAGGTTAACTTGCACGGAATCCACATTAATAACAGCGAAGATTCCGGTAAGAAGTGCAAAAACAAGACCTGCGATGAGGGTCCATTGCATTTTCATGGTGGTGCCTCCTTGTTGAACAATTCAGGAATACGAATGCATTACCCCAAAGAAGGCGCTGTGCATCTGGCTTGATTATAAAATCCCTTGCCCGAAATGGGCAAGGGATGCAGGTTGCATGTAACAGAGAGACAACTTTATTTAGTCAATTGTTCCATCTGTTCAATCAATTCTTTGAAGACACTCATGGCTTCGCGAATTGGCTGTGGAGAAGACATATCCACGCCTGCTTTTTTTAGAATATTGATGGAGTAGTCACTTCCACCACTCTTGAGGAAGCCAAGATAACGGTCTACCGCAGGCTGACCTTCTTCGAGAATCTGTTTGGAGAAGCTCGTTGCAGCAGAGAAGCCCGTTGCATATTTATAAACGTAGAAGCTGTTGTAGAAATGGGGGATACGTGCCCATTCCATCTCAATATCCTTATCCACAGCCATGCTGTTTCCATGGTATTGGACGTTAAGGTCGTAATAAATTTCAGACAGGAGCTGCGGTGTAAGGGCCTCGCCCTGTTCAGCACGCTCATGAATGATTTTCTCAAATTCGGCAAACATCGT contains:
- a CDS encoding LapA family protein; translated protein: MKMQWTLIAGLVFALLTGIFAVINVDSVQVNLLFNTVQIPLILLILGCTLIGGIIVGSYGIFRQYRLQRENKQLKLRVTELENTASSYSSPGSTASMGAFESTETDRMAETDSIQSQQRKGNSADSL
- a CDS encoding M42 family metallopeptidase, giving the protein MNFTINESYVLDLLKRLLDTPSPSGYTHHIIEMIREEAQSLNISFELNNKGGAVLTLPGQDASKTIGLSAHVDTLGAMVRSITSYGTLKLTSVGGFTMHSIENEYCTIHTRDGKTYTGTILSLHPSVHVYPDARTFERKESHMEVRIDEVVSSKEDVLELGIGVGDFISFDARAVITPSGYIKSRHLDDKASVAALFGILESAHREGWKPLHNVSLLISNYEEVGHGASYIPSEISELIAVDMGAMGDDLSCKETDVSICAKDSSGPYDYDMTSRLIELAKQANLDYVVDIYPQYGSDGSAALRGGNNIRAALIGPGVHASHSMERTHKDAVVNTARLLASYITTK